Proteins from a single region of Echeneis naucrates chromosome 14, fEcheNa1.1, whole genome shotgun sequence:
- the nherf4b gene encoding NHERF family PDZ scaffold protein 4b: MAVEDHYEKVYGLWKFTFNPKEGIDNPVMVFTDDTDSTPRPRLCVLKREEGESYGFRLRVEGGGQGHIIRRVVSGGVAGCSGLQDGDRLLEVNNCYVDDVPHPEVARKIRLSGHQLCLLVLNGTAYEQAVSQSQDLRDLIRLHRGERCKPPRFCHITRDPVSGLGISFTPMEGEKGRFSVNLVTGGAAEKAGVCKGDRLIWINGVTVSDLTHLALSRMMKKCGNHITILVIDSESEKNYIRLKCPILPTMAVPHNLPHRARKLHLVSGPEGYGFVLRLEKTPSGRTVHILREMDKGGPAERAGMEDGELLLEVNGESMETLKHEEVADRVQQSKPEVSFTTITYQGFEFYTQLGLSPLLFCEDDAAEKEKESSVSEPVQKEMGNSCQARLCSLQKGPLGFGFNLGCVPQSPGTFISQVALGSSGQSAGLLVGDVVVEVNGQNVEKKYLEDVIMLVKEGGHFLSLLVMDKTNYNKMKETERPTTDEFALWNSQE, encoded by the exons GACCACTACGAGAAGGTTTATGGTTTATG GAAATTCACATTTAACCCTAAAGAGGGAATAGACAACCCAGTCATGGTCTTCACAGACGATACAG ACTCAACACCTAGGCCACGCCTGTGCGTGCTCAAACGAGAGGAAGGAGAGTCCTATGGTTTTCGTTTGCGTGTGGAGGGGGGTGGGCAAGGTCACATAATCAGAAGGGTGGTGTCAGGGGGAGTGGCAGGGTGCAGTGGCCTTCAAGATGGAGATAGGCTTCTGGAAGTCAACAACTGTTATGTTGATGACGTTCCTCACCCTGAG GTGGCCAGAAAGATAAGGCTAAGTGGACACCAGTTATGCTTATTAGTGTTGAATGGGACAGCGTACGAGCAGGCAGTGTCGCAAAGCCAAGACCTCCGAGATCTGATCAGACTACACAGAGGTGAGAGATGTAAACCACCCAGATTCTGCCATATCACCAGGGATCCTGTCTCAGGCCTGGGCATCAGCTTCACACCCATGGAAG GAGAGAAAGGTCGCTTCTCTGTGAACCTGGTGACAGGAGGTGCGGCCGAAAAGGCAGGGGTGTGTAAGGGAGACCGCCTGATATGGATAAATGGAGTCACAGTGTCTGACCTCACACACTTAGCACTTAGCAGGATG ATGAAAAAATGTGGTAATCACATCACCATCCTGGTGATTGATAGTGAGAGTGAAAAGAATTACATACGACTGAAGTGTCCAATCCTTCCCACCATGGCTGTTCCACATAACCTGCCACACAGGGCCAGAAAACTTCACCTGGTTTCTGGGCCTGAGGGCTACGGCTTCGTTCTTCGGCTGGAAAAGACACCATCAGGACGAACAG TTCATATTCTGCGTGAGATGGACAAAGGTGGTCCAGCGGAAAGAGCAGGTATGGAGGATGgcgagctgctgctggaggtcaATGGAGAGTCCATGGAGACACTTAAGCACGAAGAGGTTGCAGACAGAGTGCAGCAGAGTAAACCAGAAGTTTCCTTCACCACCATCACGTACCAGGGGTTTGAGTTTTACACCCAG ttAGGTCTATCACCTCTGCTCTTCTGCGAGGATGATGCagctgagaaagaaaaggagagcagTGTCTCTGAGCCAGTACAAAAGGAAATGGGCAACTCATGCCAGGCTAGACTCTGTTCTCTCCAAAAAGGTCCTTTGGGCTTTGGATTCAATCTGGGTTGTGTTCCACAGAGTCCTGGAACTTTCATCAGCCAG GTAGCATTAGGTAGCTCAGGCCAGAGTGCAGGACTTCTTGTGGGTGATGTTGTGGTGGAAGTTAACGGACAAAATGTGGAGAAGAAATATCTGGAAGACGTGATTATGCTTGTGAAGGAAGGAGGACATTTTCTTTCGCTGTTAGTCATGGATAAGACCAACTACAATAAGATGAAGGAAACTGAGAGACCAACCACagatgag TTTGCTCTGTGGAACTCCCAAGAATGA